TGTTTTTCGTAAAGAATAATAAGTAGGACCAAACCTAGAAGAGAAAGCTTGAGCACGGGATGGACTATTTATGTTCTATGACGAAGATGAAGCCGTAAGCTAAGCCGAGATTAAGCTGTTGTTGACTTCTAGAATGGATGGGACCAGGGTAAAAAAAGCATACAATGCTCCTCTGCTTACCTTATGAAAGAGCAAGCAGTAAGAAGTTCCCTCAACAAAAGAAAGGAGCTGAGAGCCTTTCCTTTTGATTGGATTTTGATCTTACTTGGATCTACTGCTGTTAGAACACCACAATTTTCCTCCTATTGGGATTAATGCTCTCAATGGTGAATCTATCATTCGCTATCTTTTGAGTGTTGAGAGGAAAGAATGGAAGAAAGGTAATGAAACCCGCGATGGCTACTGAATAACCACCTTTGACTTTGTTAATAATGAAGCCTTTGACCTTCTTATTCGTTCGCCAATTCTTCTGCAGTTCCATCCAAGCTCGGTTTTGTCTTAATCTTCGTGGAAGAAGAAGCGGTTCACCAGCCAATACATCCAGGGATCCCCAAAAATCATGAAACCTTAAGACAGCTCGCTCTTTGATCTGTGATTGACCGGCCACTAGATCCATTAAGAATCTATCATTAATCCGCTCTGGAATCTGTGAGTCACCTGCCACTACATTCTGGGATCCCACCTTATTCTCAAACCTGTGGCTCGTGGCTCGGTTTATTGGCACTCCTGTAAGCTCATCTTCCATACAATTGAGTGGGGTACCTGGTCCTGCATCCACCAAGAACATTTTCTCCTTTAAGCTACAGCGTAAAACGGAAGATTGTAAAGCTATTCCATTACATAATAAGAAACTAGAATTGGATCTTGGAAATGATCGACTCCAATAGATGTTCATAATAAGCTTGCTTGGATTTTGACTACTATTCCTATTGAGAAGAAGCATCCAGCCACACCTGTTTAAAGTATTACGCGTAGTTGTGTTGGGAACTCGTAAGAAGTGATTTGCCGCTGTAGCTTATCTAGGCTGAAAACCACTAGACCCTACATCTCTGGCTGTCCCACCCACTAAGAGAAGAATGGGAAATGCCCGTTGTTGCCCGAAGCCACCGCGTTTGCCACTTTGATAGTTATTGCATGACACCTGGTGTAGAGGCTCCTGCATGAGTGACAGCACCCGCAAGCAAGATACATCAGGAAATACTGCGAGAACTCCAAAAAGACCAGCATCCGCAAGACACATCAGGAAATACTGCTGGAACTGCTCTAGCTACGTTCTTTCCCTCTTCGCTGAACTTCACGCTCTTGCTTTGCTTCTTTGTCTTGCTTGTGGAAAGGCGAGTCTATTTTCGCAATAAATATAGGTGTAGTTAAgagcagaagaagagaagaaaagaaagagtatCTTACTACCAGAAGAAGTTGTTAAGAGCAGAATCAGAAGGATTATCTTCATCATCATTGGTGTTCCAGAGCGAAGGGAGAGTGGCGGCTGCTCCAGCGACCGGGAAAGCTAAGATCTGAATTCGCCCTAGAAGATCGAGTAGGAAGAGAGAAGACGATTGTTTTATCATCCCTAGAAGCTTAGCTGACTCGGATGCCCATAGTCATTCTTAAAGGCATAAGTCAGTAAACAAGCAGACGTCAGTGAGTTATCGAACAAAACAAGCAAGGTCAAAAAGCAAGGTCAGCGTCAGCTGCTGGCTGCTGAGAGAATAAATGAGTACTGAAATCTAGGGTTCAGAAAAGAAGCAAGCAATAGAAGCAATGCGGTTAGTTTGCTTGTTCCGTTGTTTGTTGAGTTATGTGAATAACCATTTGATCGTATGGGCTAACAGAGTTCTTTGAGTTGTGCATTAGCCTGAAGTTGGTTTTGGAGTTTAGGGTACGCGTGACTGAAAGGCCAAACTGTAGCTGCGATAGCTGTATCTCGTAAAGTGGAAAAAACCTTGATAGTTGCAGACCGGCCTATACTTATAAGTTCAGTGAAGGCTTTCTTATATTATCTTATCATTATAGGCGGGCGAGTTATTAGAGAATCAATTTAGAAGCGTTGTGTTCTGGTTATCTTGGCTTGAGAAGTTGTGATGGTTATCTTGGCTTGGCGTATTAAGAGCTCTCTTCCATTCGGATTTATTTACCTCAGCCCGTTGAGTCGACTTTGCTACCCAGTTAATAAGAATGCTTGTTTGTTTAATCAACTATTAACTATGTTACACGTGATATTCAATTGCGTTAGTCGTTGAGTTAGAAGCTTGAGTTGAGCTCCTGCGTTAGCGAGTTGTGCATTAGTAGCGCACACTAGTGCTTTGTTACTCCGGCACTCAATGATATTATTCTGATTccgtttgtttacctagttgttgACCTTTCTTCTAGAATGTGATACTTAAGCGCTAGTTGTTGACCTTTATTCTTGTATAGAATGTGCAAGCGTTAGGTTACTTTCCGGGGTACATTAACGGACTTCTCTTTTAGGGCGCGCCAAGGGTAGAGTTTCGTTCACCGTTTGTTACTTATATGTATTATTTTCTTAAGTAGAGTTGAGAGTGTTGAAGCTATGCTGTGAAGAAGCAACACAAGCAAACAAGCAAAATACTATAGCTTACTACAGTTTGGCAGTAAGGACAGGAGTGTTTTTCATAAATTATAGAAGACTCCATCCAGATACATGGAATCTGATCATAATAGCTATCAATCAAGGTATTTGAACTGCCCTCTTATACCGTCTCGTCTCAATCAAGGTATTTGAACTGCCCTCTTCCTTCCACCGGTAGCGATAACAAGAAAGGGAACCCTCTGACTTCTACCGGGCTGATAACAAAGCAAAGTGATAGGAATGAAACCGATCCcgcaaagaaagaaaagaacagaAGATTTGTTGCTAGGACTTAAACAAGTACTTTACATCCATCTTAGTCAGCTCGATTCCATTGGCTTTGCATATTCTAATTAATAGGGGAGCATCCAATCCGTTCTACGGAGGCCACAGTATTATTATTCCCCCAAGCCAGCCTATCAGTCTCGACCCTTGTTTTTCCTGTCCTATGTTCCAAGTGTTAATCTCGTTCAATCCATAAACTAGTGCAATATACCATCTCCAACTGAGACCACTCGACCTCATCCATGAATCCACCCTAAAATAGATTATATCATATCTAGGCGAATCCACCAAAAAATAGATTCTATCATATCCAGGCTAGGGACAGACCCCTTAATAGAATCCATTATATCTAGGAACATACCTTTAAATAGAATCTAGGGACAGACCAGACCCTTGAGTCGAATCTATTCTATCTATAGGGACATACCCTTGAATCTCACATACCCTTTCTGGAATCTCATCTATTCTATCTAGGGACATACATACCCTTTCTGGAATCTCATCTATTCTATCTAGGGACAGTGAGAATTAGTGAAATAGAAAAGGATTGATGCTCGTAAGCACTCGACTGACAAGGGGAGGAAGGAAAACACACAGTTAACAGAACCTCTCTCCGTCTATCTTGTGAATCATGCAGACCATCAGGACCCAATCTTATTCTATACCAACCTATTCTTTCTTTAATCATACCTATTGAACCTCGATCCAATCACCCCCAGTTAGTCCGTTAAGCGTTTAATCAAGAGAGACTCGCTCCTTATTAAGAGAGTAACGTAACAGGCGTTCTTCAGGAGTGGCGGTAGCAAAACTCTCAATTAATCAATGATATTCAAAAGGATAAGCGGGATGGAATAGAGTCTAAGAAGGAAGATCGGCCATAGGAGTTTCTGAAAGGGGAGGTTCAAGAGGGTCAGCCGCCTACTCGAGTTTTTCCTATTTATTTGATGCCTTTATGCCCATATGCTCACTGTTCACAAGTCCCGTAGCAACGATCGAGCTACGAATGCATCAGGCTGGGAACGAACATTTCTGATTCTTTCTAATATGACAGCATGCCTTTCCTGTCTTTGTCAATAGGAATTTCTTGCGGATTATTCATCAATACTATGTCTTTCCTGCTGAAGTGTTCACGTAGGTCAAATAGCTTTTATAGCTCAATCCAATAGATAGTAATCAACGGAGATAGAGTGTAGCGGTTCAACCAATGCTTCTAAGGTAAGGTGGGCGGGGCACTTCATCAATGCTATTGAGCGGGGATACCAGTGTTTGTATACGAGCTATAAGCCATTGAGTAGTCAATATCAGAATGGAACAGTGAACCGGACAATCGACCCTGTCAGCACTAGTTCCATTTCTTATCTCTAGTGAGTTTATGGTGGCTAGCAATCGATCATAGTCGTTTTAGTTGGGAAGCAAGGAAAGCAATTACAACTTGGAATGTGTTTTCTCACATACAAGTATATTTTCATCTATTTCATTAGAGTAGTTCATTAGAGAAACTTCTATAAGTCAACGGAATAATCAATTTCAGAACGAAATGAACAAGTACGAGACCCAACTTGGACTAAAGAGTTAAGGGCAGTAGCCCAATAGTGAAAGACAGGAA
This sequence is a window from Musa acuminata AAA Group cultivar baxijiao unplaced genomic scaffold, Cavendish_Baxijiao_AAA HiC_scaffold_1097, whole genome shotgun sequence. Protein-coding genes within it:
- the LOC108951910 gene encoding small ribosomal subunit protein bS1m; the protein is MLLLNRNSSQNPSKLIMNIYWSRSFPRSNSSFLLCNGIALQSSVLRCSLKEKMFLVDAGPGTPLNCMEDELTGVPINRATSHRFENKVGSQNVVAGDSQIPERINDRFLMDLVAGQSQIKERAVLRFHDFWGSLDVLAGEPLLLPRRLRQNRAWMELQKNWRTNKKVKGFIINKVKGGYSVAIAGFITFLPFFPLNTQKIANDRFTIESINPNRRKIVVF